AGAGTGAATCAGGGAACACAACAACCTGACCACTAGTTTCCTCCCTTCACTTAGAACAAAATCAAAGACACTGCCACTAAAACTTAATAAAATGGGACTGTTTACATCAAAGAGTGCTTTCCTTACACTTTTAAAACAATATGCTCCACCACAGATCAGTACACTAAGTCTCTAACCCATGGCTTGGCCTAAAATTCTTCACAGCTTGCGCTTGCCCAGTCTTATGCTTtgcaaaataaatctgtgtAGCAGTCATATCACACACAGTTCCAATTAAGAGGCTTTTTATCTTACTAGTTCTGTGCATCAAAAGTAGTATCTTTGTCATTCTCCTGCCACTAGGCGTCACTCTCTTCTATCGTGATCTTTATCCCTTAATCCACTTCCCAACACTTCACCCAGGAATCATCAGACCAATATTTTAAGTGGGAGAACATCCATTGCCATTAGTCCCTATCTAAAAAGGAACCCAATTACTCAGGTCAAGGACAGATTTTTGTGATGTGACAGATAAAGTACAAAAGATTGTTAGTGTCATTTTGTATGCTCTTCAAAGGTAAATCAAAACACTAAAAGAACAACTGAACTCTACAGGAGGTGACCTGGGCTTTCCTCCACGGAGGAGTCATCTCAGATTCTAAAATCCTCTAAAACTAAGTGCATTTCCAAAAATAAGAGGAACAGGAGCATTAATGGAACTAGTGGggtttacaaataaaataattttactaaTCAAGCAGCAGTCTTGAAGGACAAAGCAGAATCACATCCTGTTGTTGCCAATTGTATTTCATTGATTTAAATTCCAGAAGGGATTACTATGATTACCTAGCTAGTCTACACATACAACAAATGTGTGCATCCCCACATGCATGGTTTTGGTGGATACAAACTCCTCCTATACTGAGGGCAACCTGAAACTACAACTCACTTTGACAGTGAACACTCAAACAATTATATTCCTGTTCCTCAAGtgaacttgaaataaaaaaaacaaaacaaaacaaaaacaaacaaacaaaaaaccccaacaacaaaaaaaccaaacccactaatcaacaaacaacaaaaatgaaacCTGTGCTATGACTGCATTCTTCCACTGACCAGCTCAGCCACTTGGAATGATTCACTGGCAGACAGGAATTAGGTATCTATGCATACCTAACTTGGGTCATAATTGATCTTAATAAACAACATAATCTCCAGTATCAGAATCTCTGCCATATGTGAAATACAATTCAAGCTAAACTTGATTCAAGCTGAGCTTAACAGACAACTGTGAAGCCACTTTGAAGCATTAGGACAAAGGCTGCCATTAGGGAGCATGTCACTACTAAATTATGAAATACTGCCCAATTTGACAAAACTGTTGGCATAATTCATAACTAACAGGGTGAAGTTCTAATGTGTATGCACATATGAAACACAAACAATGCTTTTCAATACTTCTGAGGCATACAGAATGCTACCAGCAACGAATCACTGTGTCAATGAGCTCCTTGCAAAAGTTTCTAGTTGACATGCAAGGAATTACTTCGCATTGTACTTTTGCGTTACCCCACTAGGAAACTGCTGCTTCAGTGTTATATCCTCTTCTTTTGTTGCGTTTCACcgtttaattttccattttccattgctttattttcaaagttCCAGTCCGTTGGGCAGAGGAGTTGCTGAGTTTTTTTGTATGTCCAGTATGGGTTAAGTATTAGTGTAACGGCAAATAATCCCGAGAATAAAACAATAAAGTGAAGAAGTCCCAGGTTTTCTACCACAGAATTCCAATTGAAAATACACACCCACCACATGTGGTAAGTAAGAATCATGCGGCAGTGAAACAGGTGGATCATCACCCACTGGTTTGCCTTCCAGAAAAAGGTGTTAGCACAGCCAGCCTAGAAAAACAAGAACACAAAGTATGCAGAAGTGAGATTGTTACTTCAAGATAAGGAACTGAGGAATCTGTACAGCTAACGCAAATATCCAGCTTTCACAAACACATGCTCTCAGGCATTTTTTCCACATAGTGCTATGACATTCCACATATATATGGCATCCCAAACTCAGTACACATCTATACCATCTCACAgtgcacatgcacacagaaaCCTATATGGAGGACTGCAGAAATACCATAACTACAAAAGGAGGTATGGCAATAACATGGATATCAGTTGGATTAACACAGTTTTGATGAGAAGCTATCCAGACAAACCACACAGATTACCTGTATGGACAAGTAAAATGCACGAAAACTGATAGACAAATGTAATCTGAAAATTATCACATTCTTACCTTCAGAAGCATCCAGGAAATGCACGTTGCGGGAGTACTCATCTCCAGCAACATTCCCATCAAAGGCAGATAATGTCCAGATTTCACATTAATTACCAGACCAGCCAAGCCACCAAAAGCAAGCAAATGATGAACTACCAAGAACACATCAAATGTTCTAAAAACAATGTTGGACACATGGACTGCTACATTTTCAAGCAAGAAAAATCCAGCAGCTATTAAACAGTTAAACCAACTCCACTTTTGCTGTGAATACACTTTGTCAGCATGAAAAACAGGATCTATGAGCAAAGCCCATAACCCAGCAACACAGCTCTGAAGTCCAAACACACCACGTGTGACTGCCATATTCCAAAACACCTTCTCCTTTGCATACAAGGCACGGTAAGTGGTACTTCTCCATGAAGACAACCAGTGAGACAGAAGAAACACTCCCAAGTAGATTAAAAAACCAGCAGCTATAATTGTCAAACGAACTTCCCATGAGAGATAGTCCCAGTCAAAAATGGTCCCAAACACTGCACCATCATTTGTAGGactcatttcttcttttttgacACTTCTCATTC
This DNA window, taken from Pseudopipra pipra isolate bDixPip1 chromosome 3, bDixPip1.hap1, whole genome shotgun sequence, encodes the following:
- the CLN8 gene encoding protein CLN8, which translates into the protein MKETIVGMRSVKKEEMSPTNDGAVFGTIFDWDYLSWEVRLTIIAAGFLIYLGVFLLSHWLSSWRSTTYRALYAKEKVFWNMAVTRGVFGLQSCVAGLWALLIDPVFHADKVYSQQKWSWFNCLIAAGFFLLENVAVHVSNIVFRTFDVFLVVHHLLAFGGLAGLVINVKSGHYLPLMGMLLEMSTPATCISWMLLKAGCANTFFWKANQWVMIHLFHCRMILTYHMWWVCIFNWNSVVENLGLLHFIVLFSGLFAVTLILNPYWTYKKTQQLLCPTDWNFENKAMENGKLNGETQQKKRI